In Candidatus Defluviibacterium haderslevense, the following are encoded in one genomic region:
- a CDS encoding M4 family metallopeptidase, protein MKNRLLYFILFISFGSIAYSQSLKEKIVFFNYDVPKNLNKLNKGSFDRNLYSRQFQDNATLNHFSLPAQKLNEFRYQFKSIDVDQESGIPTQFEGIGHWISRSAEVNNEASCQMLKEYLGLTHIEYLGFNVLNSEKDELNIQHVSLVQTAYGIPIHGAEYRMHFYPDQRVFGHGRAFNLAPGNRNPALSEDDAVEIMNQYFIKNEIHQVNSKAISNVLKGGILKKEMCYKFNAKTAKWALCYFINVIPNPSQHWDLYIDAMTGKVIESYSKICNVMSDACGDLAKCVSPMGAEVANATDLSNTTRTINTWKEGNTYYMIDGSRAMFKLSASSMPDDPNGGIMTVNGQNRSPSSSSFVLSHISSSNNTWSDKTAVSAHFNSGKAYEYFLNTHSRNSINGSGGTILSIINVADDNGKSMDNAFWNGEAMFYGNGAQAFTPLAKALDVGGHEMSHGVIQNTANLMYQGESGALNESFADIFGAMIDRDDWKMGEDVVVKSFFPSGALRDLSNPNNGGTSINQPYWQPKHVNEKYKGTQDNGGVHINSGIPNFAFYLFVQELRKNNRSEEDAKKIAEKVFFHTLKNYLTRSSQFVDLRIGVEKCATDLFGNVPDVLASAKTAFDQVGIPGTPNGGGGTQPKKDLSINPGKEFLVCTDANKDGVYLYDFVNTPTQISSTSIISKPSVTDDGSEIYFVAKTNKLHMLTFNKSTGKYVESILDNTAVYRNAIISKDGTLLAALLTKEENIIHVYDFLSDEWKDFTLYNPTSTSSTTSDVRYADFMDFDHSGQNIIYDAFNVIKRANGNDYEYWDIGSINVFNLPLDKFGTGQVDKLFTDLPENTSIGNPVYSKNSLDVIAFDYIESDLFSSTYALLGANIEKGDVDAIAEDRSQLAYPSFSVKDNQVAFDSEDNQGDQSINTKGLAASKIVSSGSEKILLTGAKWGTWFANGKRNLIRTADIKSLNEMSIYPNPFDHEFTLGINSTKAQWIHVNILSQMGQLIDSKKIQLKEGLNEERLDLSRCIQGIYHLQIVNAEGSVSAKLLKQ, encoded by the coding sequence ATGAAAAACCGATTATTATATTTTATTTTATTCATCAGTTTTGGATCAATAGCATATTCACAGTCACTTAAGGAAAAGATTGTTTTTTTCAATTATGATGTGCCAAAGAATCTTAATAAGCTAAATAAAGGATCATTTGACAGAAACTTGTATTCAAGACAGTTTCAGGATAATGCCACTTTAAATCATTTTAGTTTGCCAGCTCAAAAATTGAATGAATTCCGATATCAATTCAAGTCGATTGATGTCGATCAGGAGTCCGGTATTCCAACTCAGTTCGAAGGTATTGGACATTGGATTTCAAGATCTGCTGAAGTCAACAATGAAGCATCTTGTCAAATGTTAAAAGAATATTTGGGATTGACCCATATAGAATATTTGGGTTTTAATGTTTTGAATTCTGAAAAGGATGAATTGAATATTCAACATGTTTCATTGGTGCAAACTGCTTATGGTATCCCTATTCATGGAGCAGAATACCGTATGCACTTCTATCCTGATCAACGTGTGTTTGGTCATGGACGTGCATTTAATTTAGCACCTGGTAATCGAAATCCGGCGCTATCTGAAGACGATGCTGTTGAAATCATGAATCAATATTTTATAAAGAATGAAATTCATCAGGTGAATTCCAAAGCAATAAGTAATGTGCTAAAAGGGGGAATTTTAAAAAAAGAGATGTGCTATAAATTCAATGCAAAAACTGCGAAATGGGCATTGTGTTATTTTATCAATGTAATACCTAACCCTTCGCAACATTGGGATTTATATATCGATGCCATGACTGGCAAAGTCATTGAGTCGTATTCTAAAATTTGTAATGTTATGTCAGATGCATGTGGTGATTTGGCAAAATGTGTAAGCCCTATGGGTGCAGAAGTGGCTAATGCAACTGATTTGTCTAATACCACAAGAACCATAAATACCTGGAAGGAAGGAAATACGTATTACATGATTGATGGGTCTAGAGCTATGTTCAAACTCAGCGCTTCAAGTATGCCGGATGATCCCAATGGGGGAATCATGACCGTAAATGGTCAAAACAGATCGCCATCAAGTTCTAGTTTTGTTTTATCTCATATCAGTTCTTCGAATAACACTTGGTCTGATAAAACGGCTGTCTCCGCGCATTTCAATTCAGGAAAAGCATATGAATATTTTTTGAATACACATTCGAGGAATTCCATAAATGGCAGTGGTGGGACTATTTTATCTATAATTAATGTTGCTGATGATAATGGAAAGAGTATGGATAATGCTTTTTGGAATGGAGAAGCAATGTTCTATGGTAATGGAGCTCAGGCATTTACACCTTTAGCCAAGGCTTTGGATGTCGGTGGACATGAAATGTCTCATGGTGTTATTCAAAATACCGCTAACCTTATGTATCAAGGCGAATCCGGAGCACTGAATGAATCTTTTGCAGATATATTTGGAGCCATGATCGATCGGGATGATTGGAAAATGGGAGAGGATGTTGTAGTCAAAAGTTTTTTTCCTTCAGGTGCATTAAGGGATTTAAGTAATCCAAATAATGGCGGAACAAGTATCAATCAACCTTATTGGCAGCCTAAGCATGTCAATGAGAAGTATAAGGGCACACAAGATAATGGTGGGGTACATATCAATAGTGGAATTCCGAATTTTGCATTTTATTTATTTGTTCAAGAATTGAGGAAGAATAATCGAAGTGAAGAAGATGCAAAAAAAATCGCTGAAAAAGTTTTTTTTCATACACTTAAAAACTATTTGACCAGGTCTTCCCAATTTGTTGATTTGAGAATAGGCGTTGAGAAATGTGCCACAGATTTATTTGGTAATGTTCCGGATGTGTTGGCTTCAGCAAAAACTGCTTTTGACCAAGTAGGTATTCCGGGAACACCAAATGGTGGAGGTGGTACACAACCCAAAAAGGACCTGAGTATAAATCCAGGAAAGGAATTTTTAGTTTGTACAGATGCGAACAAAGATGGGGTCTATCTCTATGACTTTGTTAATACACCAACTCAAATATCTAGTACATCAATTATTTCAAAACCAAGTGTAACAGATGATGGTTCCGAAATTTATTTTGTTGCTAAAACCAACAAACTGCATATGTTGACATTTAATAAATCTACAGGTAAATATGTAGAAAGCATTTTAGATAATACAGCGGTGTATCGAAATGCCATTATATCCAAGGATGGCACTTTATTAGCCGCTTTATTAACCAAGGAGGAAAACATTATCCACGTTTATGATTTCTTATCAGATGAATGGAAGGATTTCACATTATATAATCCAACCTCAACTAGTTCAACAACCTCTGATGTCAGATACGCAGATTTTATGGATTTTGATCATTCCGGTCAAAATATTATATATGATGCATTTAATGTCATTAAAAGAGCAAATGGAAATGATTATGAATATTGGGATATTGGATCAATCAATGTTTTTAATTTGCCATTAGATAAATTCGGAACGGGTCAAGTAGATAAATTATTTACAGATTTACCTGAGAACACGAGCATTGGAAATCCTGTTTATTCTAAAAACAGTTTGGATGTCATCGCCTTTGATTACATTGAATCTGATTTATTTTCTTCGACTTATGCTCTTTTAGGTGCTAATATTGAAAAAGGGGATGTGGACGCTATTGCTGAAGATAGAAGTCAATTGGCATATCCAAGCTTTAGTGTTAAAGATAATCAAGTAGCTTTTGATAGTGAAGATAATCAAGGCGATCAGTCCATCAACACTAAGGGTTTAGCGGCTTCTAAAATTGTATCTTCTGGCAGTGAAAAAATACTATTAACAGGTGCTAAATGGGGAACTTGGTTCGCAAACGGGAAAAGAAATTTAATTAGAACTGCAGACATAAAGAGTCTTAATGAAATGAGCATTTATCCAAATCCTTTTGACCACGAATTTACACTTGGAATTAATTCTACAAAAGCTCAATGGATCCATGTGAACATATTAAGCCAGATGGGACAATTAATAGATTCTAAGAAAATACAATTGAAGGAAGGATTAAATGAAGAACGATTAGATTTATCTCGTTGTATTCAAGGAATATATCACCTTCAAATCGTCAACGCAGAAGGAAGTGTTAGTGCTAAATTGTTAAAACAGTAG
- a CDS encoding VCBS repeat-containing protein yields MLIDYKICLFCITIFLIGGSCADNKAINDKMIAHLTETSKRIYSKDNNFCPEAEYEYYNQLANDPSNPARQLQSIFILGYILMKLGKDEQACAVFENVYRQIPDLNAPGIEAFYKNYALSYLRLGERKNCITNHSTESCIVPIQGNGIHLDKQGSKKAIEIYATLLKRNPKDYESMWLMNLAYMTIGEYPFGVPKEWLVPGLDKDNSGYSINPFDDVAQNLGISLRDMAGGEIIDDFNNDGYLDIITSDWNIHRKMHYFQNDTQGGFIDLSEKSDLARFSGGLNLIQTDYNNDGYLDIFVLRGGWMGPFGRQINSLIRNNGDDTFTDVTFESGITSEYPTQTGVWRDFNKDGWLDLYIGNESTNETGQIPSELYLNNQDGTFKEVGFISGSRISAMVKGVSSADYNNDGREDIFISTCGGAKILLQNIATKNGIPMFIKSTATAGLEDNFKKTFPTWFWDYNNDGWEDLFVCGYDFGESVGHSAATESLHIPNQASVMYLYKNNKDGTFTNESKAANLNKSVFAMGANFGDIDNDGYLDMYLGTGNPDYGALTPNRLFRNMGNGTFADVTVAGRVGNLQKGHAVALSDLDNDGDQDIFIKMGGAYIGDVFNTSLYLNPGQNNNHWINIQLIGTETNRAAIGSRLKFSFRDEGVVRNIYSTVNSGGSFGSTSLRREIGLGQAEIIDELEITWQKTGKKQIFKNIKPNQFLIITEGNNEIKTKHLKSFDFKKANLKGQMCKPKPA; encoded by the coding sequence ATGTTAATTGATTATAAAATATGTTTATTCTGTATCACTATCTTCTTGATCGGTGGATCATGTGCTGATAATAAAGCAATTAATGACAAAATGATTGCACATTTGACAGAAACAAGTAAAAGAATATACAGTAAAGACAATAACTTTTGTCCTGAAGCTGAATATGAATATTATAATCAATTAGCTAATGATCCATCGAATCCAGCAAGACAACTTCAATCTATTTTTATTCTTGGATACATTTTGATGAAGTTAGGAAAAGATGAACAAGCATGTGCGGTCTTTGAAAATGTTTACCGACAAATACCAGATTTAAATGCACCAGGCATAGAAGCTTTCTACAAGAATTATGCACTCTCCTATTTAAGATTAGGTGAAAGAAAAAATTGCATCACTAATCATTCTACTGAATCATGTATTGTTCCGATTCAAGGCAATGGCATTCATTTGGATAAACAAGGATCAAAAAAAGCAATTGAAATATACGCAACATTACTAAAGAGGAATCCAAAAGATTATGAATCCATGTGGTTAATGAACTTAGCCTATATGACCATTGGAGAATACCCATTTGGAGTGCCCAAAGAATGGTTGGTTCCAGGTCTTGATAAAGACAATTCGGGTTATAGTATTAATCCATTTGATGATGTAGCTCAAAACTTGGGTATTTCACTTCGAGATATGGCGGGCGGAGAAATTATAGATGATTTTAATAATGATGGATATCTAGATATTATAACTTCAGATTGGAATATTCACCGCAAAATGCATTATTTTCAAAATGATACCCAAGGGGGCTTTATAGATCTTTCTGAAAAATCAGATTTAGCTAGATTCTCCGGGGGACTAAATCTAATACAAACAGATTATAACAATGATGGTTACTTAGATATATTTGTTCTTAGAGGAGGCTGGATGGGACCGTTTGGTCGACAAATCAATTCATTAATACGCAATAATGGTGATGATACATTTACCGATGTAACTTTTGAAAGTGGAATAACTTCAGAATATCCCACCCAAACAGGAGTTTGGCGAGACTTCAATAAAGATGGGTGGTTGGATTTATATATAGGAAATGAATCAACAAATGAGACTGGCCAAATCCCAAGTGAATTATATCTAAACAATCAAGATGGTACTTTTAAAGAAGTTGGTTTCATATCTGGAAGCAGAATTAGTGCGATGGTAAAAGGTGTAAGTTCAGCAGATTACAATAATGATGGCAGGGAAGATATTTTTATTTCTACCTGCGGAGGTGCGAAGATCCTATTACAAAATATTGCCACCAAAAATGGAATTCCAATGTTCATTAAATCAACAGCTACTGCCGGCTTGGAAGATAATTTCAAAAAAACTTTTCCAACTTGGTTTTGGGATTATAATAATGATGGCTGGGAGGATTTGTTTGTATGTGGTTATGATTTTGGCGAAAGTGTTGGACATTCAGCTGCTACTGAATCTTTGCATATTCCAAATCAAGCCAGTGTCATGTATTTATATAAAAACAATAAAGACGGCACTTTTACAAATGAGAGTAAAGCAGCAAATCTGAATAAATCTGTATTTGCAATGGGTGCAAATTTTGGAGATATAGATAATGATGGTTATTTAGATATGTATTTAGGTACTGGAAATCCAGATTATGGAGCATTGACTCCAAATCGGCTTTTTAGAAATATGGGTAATGGTACATTCGCAGATGTAACAGTTGCAGGTCGCGTAGGAAATTTACAAAAAGGACATGCAGTAGCATTATCCGATTTAGACAACGACGGCGACCAAGATATTTTTATTAAAATGGGAGGAGCCTATATTGGTGATGTATTTAATACTTCTCTTTACCTCAATCCAGGACAAAACAACAATCATTGGATTAATATACAATTGATCGGTACAGAGACCAATCGAGCAGCTATCGGGTCTAGACTTAAATTTAGTTTTAGAGATGAGGGCGTTGTAAGAAATATTTATTCCACAGTAAATTCTGGTGGAAGTTTTGGTTCCACTTCATTGCGAAGAGAAATAGGTTTAGGTCAGGCAGAAATCATCGACGAATTAGAAATAACTTGGCAAAAAACGGGCAAAAAACAAATATTTAAAAATATAAAACCAAATCAATTTCTCATCATTACTGAAGGAAATAATGAAATTAAAACAAAACATTTAAAAAGTTTTGATTTCAAAAAAGCAAATTTAAAAGGCCAAATGTGCAAACCAAAACCAGCTTAA
- a CDS encoding NAD-dependent deacylase: protein MPKKIIFFTGAGMSAESGIKTFRDADGLWEGHDVMKVASIQGWHADPELVLDFYNQRRRQLLESFPNQAHIDIANLQDRFNIQIITQNVDDLHERAGSTQVIHLHGELLKSRSVHNHFKTYTCKTDIRLGDTNEFGHQLRPHIVWFGEEVPMMELAIQSAIDADICVIVGSSLQVYPAAGFVAYLPSIMPIYYIDPKPVLTPELARFKSLKIIPKKATDGLKELLTEPLFN, encoded by the coding sequence ATGCCAAAAAAAATTATCTTTTTTACTGGAGCCGGCATGAGTGCTGAAAGTGGTATAAAAACCTTCAGAGACGCAGATGGACTATGGGAAGGCCATGACGTTATGAAGGTAGCATCCATTCAAGGTTGGCATGCTGACCCCGAATTAGTACTAGATTTTTATAATCAAAGAAGAAGGCAATTATTGGAATCATTTCCTAACCAAGCCCATATTGACATTGCTAATCTCCAGGACCGTTTTAATATTCAAATCATCACCCAGAATGTAGACGATCTTCATGAGCGAGCGGGAAGCACACAGGTTATTCATTTACACGGTGAACTGCTTAAATCAAGAAGTGTACATAATCACTTTAAAACTTATACTTGTAAAACTGATATCCGACTTGGAGACACCAATGAATTCGGTCATCAATTGAGACCTCATATAGTTTGGTTTGGTGAAGAAGTTCCGATGATGGAGTTAGCCATCCAAAGCGCAATCGATGCTGATATTTGCGTTATCGTAGGCAGCTCGCTTCAAGTATATCCCGCAGCAGGTTTTGTAGCCTATTTACCATCCATTATGCCAATTTATTATATTGATCCAAAACCCGTTTTAACACCGGAATTAGCAAGATTTAAAAGCTTAAAAATCATTCCCAAAAAAGCGACTGATGGTTTAAAAGAACTTCTGACAGAACCCCTATTCAACTGA
- a CDS encoding M4 family metallopeptidase translates to MKKYYFFICLVLWIDQVGSSQAFKEPVQFSTNTVSFQLKKLTKGKKAVNDLVRSSETIYRNNIFSIDQKKLSEATSSVKIISIDAESGMPSQFETILPFQIRTNDDKAAKYVSIIKNSVGFEDQSPNGFQLIKNQMDELKTEHISLIQTWNGIPMHGAEYTMHVYQNQTVYCHGRGSTKGVRPIEIGISEDEAIELISLFFKSRQIHIDQISSEQKDLAGEILKKELCFYFNVKCQKWELSYFFDIIPNQGHHWEIYVDALNGSIKESISRICSFSNANHSSCEDVSPCGSEIASANDLSSIPRVINTWKEGSLYYLIDASKPMFNVVASQMPAKPIGAIVTQNGNFKHPENLGFKSSEITSLNNSWLDKAAVSAHYHTGIVYDYYLNIHSRNSLNDDGGTIVSYVNISDQGGQPLEDAFWNGKAMYYGNGGTVLAALAKALDVCGHEITHGVIQYTAGLINKDESGAINESFADIFGVMIDREDWKIGEDIVKSRGTPTGALRDLSNPNNGGSNSNQFYWQPKHMNEKVQNDTIDNGRIHTNSGIPSYAFYLFVQELKKNNRSEEEAKAIAEKIYYKTLKHYLSRSAKFTDLRIALERCVFDFYGTVPDVLASVRKAFDMVGIYNPIIPPKKDLPFNPGKEFVVYTNANQQGIYLYDFSGAPKELSTTEIISKPSVTDDGSEIYFVTKNNTLNLLELDKLSGNYLEYVIDDQPMYRNAVISKDGSLLAALSNKDDHIIRVYDYINNKWNEFDVIQATPNTSNVIAQYADAMDFDHSGQYIIYDALNKVRNGNIETEFWDINTIHVFDLSLNHFANGQIVKLFSNLEDNTSIGNPIFSKNNTSVIAFDYMKSTGIGSYHYLYAVNTALSDVGIISKIRTRACIPSFSIKDDQMLYNTDLDQELQSLSVVALNDSKLTSNGSEKILLPNAKWGSWFAVGTRNLIVNKDIQNLSNLEISPNPFNSNVRIQVNSNQEQKIQIQVLNPLGALVFKQNIKLKEGLNSNWIDLSTLHSGLYSIQLVNSMGQMSSKLFKY, encoded by the coding sequence ATGAAAAAATATTATTTTTTTATTTGTCTTGTTTTGTGGATTGATCAAGTGGGTTCGTCACAAGCTTTTAAGGAGCCTGTTCAATTTTCGACTAATACTGTTTCTTTCCAACTTAAGAAGTTAACTAAAGGAAAGAAAGCAGTTAATGATTTGGTTCGTTCTTCAGAAACTATTTATAGAAATAATATTTTTTCAATAGATCAAAAAAAACTTAGTGAAGCAACATCTTCAGTAAAAATAATTTCCATAGATGCTGAATCAGGCATGCCAAGTCAGTTCGAAACGATTCTTCCATTCCAGATAAGAACCAATGATGATAAGGCAGCAAAATATGTTTCAATAATAAAAAACAGCGTTGGATTTGAAGATCAATCACCAAATGGATTTCAATTGATTAAAAATCAAATGGATGAATTGAAAACGGAGCACATTTCACTGATTCAAACATGGAATGGAATTCCGATGCATGGGGCAGAATATACTATGCATGTTTACCAAAACCAAACCGTCTATTGTCACGGTAGAGGTTCTACAAAAGGAGTTCGGCCAATAGAAATAGGGATATCGGAAGATGAAGCTATTGAACTCATTAGTTTGTTTTTTAAATCCAGACAAATTCATATAGACCAAATAAGTTCTGAACAGAAAGATCTGGCGGGTGAAATCTTAAAAAAGGAATTGTGTTTTTATTTTAATGTGAAGTGTCAAAAATGGGAACTCAGTTATTTTTTTGATATCATACCCAATCAAGGACATCATTGGGAAATTTATGTTGATGCATTAAATGGAAGTATTAAGGAATCCATTTCGAGAATTTGCTCTTTTTCAAATGCTAACCATTCAAGCTGTGAAGATGTTTCACCATGTGGATCAGAAATTGCAAGTGCCAATGATTTGTCAAGTATTCCCAGAGTTATTAATACTTGGAAGGAGGGGAGTTTATACTATTTGATTGATGCTTCGAAGCCCATGTTTAATGTTGTTGCTTCTCAAATGCCTGCAAAACCTATAGGCGCCATTGTTACCCAAAATGGCAATTTTAAACATCCTGAAAATCTAGGATTTAAATCCAGTGAAATCACTTCATTGAATAACAGTTGGTTGGATAAAGCAGCGGTCTCAGCCCATTATCACACTGGTATAGTTTATGATTATTATTTAAATATCCATAGTAGAAATTCATTAAATGATGACGGTGGAACCATAGTATCCTATGTCAATATATCCGATCAAGGTGGCCAACCCTTGGAGGATGCTTTTTGGAATGGTAAGGCTATGTATTATGGTAATGGAGGAACAGTATTAGCGGCTTTGGCAAAAGCCTTGGATGTATGTGGTCATGAAATTACACATGGTGTTATTCAATACACTGCCGGTCTGATCAATAAAGATGAGTCAGGCGCCATTAATGAATCCTTTGCAGATATTTTTGGAGTGATGATTGATCGTGAAGATTGGAAAATTGGTGAAGACATAGTAAAAAGTAGAGGAACTCCAACTGGGGCATTGCGGGATTTAAGTAACCCCAATAACGGAGGATCTAACTCCAATCAATTTTACTGGCAGCCTAAACACATGAATGAAAAAGTTCAAAATGATACCATAGACAACGGGCGGATTCATACCAATAGTGGTATACCAAGCTATGCTTTTTATTTGTTTGTACAGGAATTGAAAAAAAATAATCGATCTGAAGAAGAAGCAAAAGCTATAGCAGAAAAAATCTATTACAAAACATTAAAACATTATTTATCAAGATCAGCAAAATTTACCGATTTAAGAATTGCCCTGGAACGTTGTGTTTTTGATTTTTATGGAACAGTTCCTGATGTTTTAGCTTCAGTAAGAAAGGCTTTTGATATGGTCGGAATCTATAATCCGATTATTCCACCTAAAAAAGATCTGCCATTTAATCCGGGAAAAGAATTTGTAGTTTATACCAATGCAAATCAACAAGGAATTTATTTATATGACTTTAGTGGCGCGCCAAAGGAATTATCAACAACAGAAATAATTTCTAAACCAAGTGTTACGGATGATGGATCTGAAATTTATTTCGTGACAAAGAACAATACTTTAAATTTGTTGGAATTAGACAAACTATCAGGAAATTATCTAGAATACGTTATTGATGATCAACCCATGTATCGAAATGCTGTTATATCCAAGGATGGCTCTTTGTTGGCTGCTTTGAGCAATAAAGATGATCATATAATAAGAGTTTATGATTATATTAATAATAAATGGAATGAGTTTGATGTCATTCAAGCCACACCAAACACGAGCAACGTAATTGCACAATATGCTGATGCCATGGATTTTGATCACTCAGGTCAGTATATTATTTATGATGCATTAAATAAAGTTAGAAATGGAAATATTGAAACAGAATTTTGGGATATAAATACCATACATGTATTTGATCTGAGTTTAAATCATTTTGCAAATGGACAAATTGTAAAATTGTTTTCAAATCTTGAGGATAATACAAGTATTGGAAATCCAATATTTTCTAAAAACAATACCAGTGTTATAGCTTTTGATTACATGAAATCAACTGGAATAGGTTCATATCACTATTTGTATGCAGTTAACACAGCCTTAAGTGATGTAGGGATTATTTCAAAAATCAGAACCCGTGCTTGCATTCCTAGTTTTAGTATTAAAGATGACCAGATGCTTTATAATACTGATTTGGATCAAGAACTTCAATCCTTGTCAGTTGTGGCGTTAAATGATTCTAAATTGACTTCCAATGGATCTGAAAAGATATTATTGCCTAACGCAAAATGGGGTAGCTGGTTTGCTGTTGGAACTCGAAATTTAATAGTAAACAAGGATATTCAAAACTTGAGTAATTTAGAAATTAGTCCTAATCCATTTAATTCCAATGTAAGAATTCAAGTCAATTCAAATCAGGAACAAAAAATTCAAATACAAGTACTCAATCCACTTGGAGCCTTGGTATTTAAGCAAAACATAAAACTTAAGGAAGGATTGAATTCCAATTGGATTGATTTAAGTACACTTCATAGTGGTTTATATTCAATTCAGTTGGTTAATTCTATGGGTCAAATGAGTTCCAAGCTATTTAAATATTAA
- a CDS encoding DUF3179 domain-containing protein — translation MKKLFYWACLGLIMFEIANVYFIMPIPGSQEINSIQVAYFLFSWRWWFRILFSLLIIIGLYNSFNQSKILLLASILLIGTMIYYTNFEMSADHMFLPVENLQFKTVEDNKIPSDRLIIGIVYKDIAKAYPIQFLGYHHQVRDTLSDKQFMITYCTVCRTGRVYEPMVDQQYDQFRLVGMDHFNAMFEDSRTKSWWRQSTGEAIAGPSIHKLLPEYPSQQMTLNQWITIHPQTLIMQPDTLFQAEYDSLSNYENGTRKGKLTRRDSQSWEKKSWIIGLEINGMSKAYDWNELQAKQIIQDDLNNIPIALVLSDDKNSFASYILNTKNQLLSIQQDTLLLGQRKYLFSGKSLTDSVPNLIPIKCYQEYWHSWQTFHPKTLKFVE, via the coding sequence ATGAAAAAATTATTTTATTGGGCATGCCTGGGTCTTATAATGTTTGAAATAGCAAATGTTTATTTTATAATGCCAATTCCCGGTAGCCAGGAAATCAACAGCATTCAAGTAGCTTATTTTCTTTTTTCATGGCGATGGTGGTTTAGAATCCTATTTTCATTATTGATCATCATTGGGCTTTATAATTCATTTAATCAATCAAAAATTTTATTGCTTGCATCAATCTTACTTATTGGTACAATGATCTATTATACCAACTTTGAAATGTCCGCAGATCATATGTTTTTACCAGTTGAAAATCTTCAATTCAAGACCGTTGAAGATAATAAAATTCCATCAGACCGCTTGATAATTGGAATAGTTTACAAGGACATAGCCAAAGCATACCCTATTCAATTCCTTGGGTATCACCACCAAGTTAGGGATACTTTATCTGATAAGCAGTTCATGATTACTTATTGTACTGTTTGCAGAACAGGTAGAGTTTATGAGCCGATGGTTGATCAACAATATGATCAATTTAGATTGGTTGGGATGGACCATTTTAATGCTATGTTTGAAGACAGTCGAACCAAAAGTTGGTGGCGTCAATCAACAGGTGAGGCTATTGCAGGCCCATCTATTCATAAGCTTTTGCCTGAATATCCAAGTCAACAAATGACCTTGAATCAATGGATAACTATTCATCCACAAACACTGATCATGCAGCCCGATACTTTATTCCAGGCAGAATATGACAGTTTAAGTAATTATGAAAATGGAACACGTAAAGGCAAATTAACCCGAAGAGACAGTCAATCATGGGAAAAAAAATCATGGATCATAGGCCTTGAAATAAATGGAATGTCTAAAGCCTATGATTGGAACGAATTACAAGCTAAACAAATTATTCAAGATGATCTCAACAACATTCCAATTGCATTAGTATTATCAGATGATAAAAATAGCTTTGCCAGTTATATATTAAATACTAAAAATCAACTACTATCCATTCAACAGGATACTTTATTACTTGGGCAAAGAAAATATCTTTTTTCCGGAAAATCACTTACCGATTCTGTTCCAAATCTTATACCTATTAAATGTTATCAAGAATATTGGCATAGCTGGCAAACTTTTCATCCAAAAACACTTAAATTTGTTGAATAA